In the Arachis ipaensis cultivar K30076 chromosome B10, Araip1.1, whole genome shotgun sequence genome, one interval contains:
- the LOC107624523 gene encoding protein DOWNSTREAM OF FLC yields MMMGTNKLVVLVLVSLSFAFATEACHVKGRVYCDTCRFGFETKATFYIPGATVAIQCKNKKTMKVEYYTEVKTDNTGTYGIEVDKEFNEHNCESVLVHSPVLGCNKADPGRSKATLVLSHYKNGLLNHVHYANNLGFLKDEALPQCQQLLKYYFSDV; encoded by the exons ATGATGATGGGAACGAATAAgttggtggtgttggtgttggtgtccCTCTCTTTTGCTTTTGCAACAGAAGCTTGCCATGTCAAAGGCAGAGTTTATTGTGATACCTGCCgttttggttttgaaactaagGCCACCTTCTACATTCCAG GTGCAACGGTGGCAATTCAGTGCAAAAACAAGAAGACAATGAAAGTAGAGTATTACACGGAAGTTAAAACAGACAACACTGGAACATACGGAATTGAGGTTGACAAAGAGTTCAATGAGCACAATTGTGAGAGTGTTCTTGTTCACAGCCCAGTGTTGGGGTGCAACAAAGCAGACCCAGGGCGTAGCAAGGCCACCTTGGTGCTGTCCCACTATAAAAATGGCCTACTCAACCATGTCCACTATGCTAATAACCTTGGTTTCTTGAAGGATGAGGCATTGCCTCAGTGCCAACAACTCCTCAAATACTACTTCTCCGATGTTTGA
- the LOC107621733 gene encoding phosphomevalonate kinase, peroxisomal-like, giving the protein MLKMQFLQWIKQASKPNKEAVIKALLGAKEVMLGIRYHMRLMGEAAGVPIEPESQTKLLDATLNLEGVLLAGVPGAGGFDAVFAVTLGDSSSNVTKTWSSLNVLALLVKEDPYGVSLESVDPRTNEITSVVSSIHIE; this is encoded by the exons ATGTTGAAAATGCAATTCTTACAGTGGATAAAGCAAGCTTCTAAACCCAACAAGGAAGCAGTTATTAAAGCATTGCTAGGTGCAAAAGAAGTTATGCTTGGGATTAGATATCATATGCGCCTAATGGGTGAGGCTGCAGGTGTTCCT ATTGAACCAGAATCACAAACAAAACTTTTAGATGCTACACTGAACTTGGAAGGAGTGTTGTTGGCTGGAGTTCCAGGAGCAGGAGGATTTGATGCTGTCTTTGCTGTTACTTTGGGAGATTCAAGCAGCAATGTGACAAAAACATGGAGCTCACTCAATGTTCTTGCCCTTCTGGTTAAAGAAGATCCTTATGGCGTTTCTTTAGAAAGTGTTGACCCTAGAACAAATGAAATCACTTCAGTTGTATCTTCAATTCATATTGAAtaa